From a region of the Thermomicrobium roseum DSM 5159 genome:
- a CDS encoding transglutaminase domain-containing protein, with protein MTWWWNRLTPRVGWFPFGLLLVLDLLAGYSTYRAEWSDGLIVAVRAIMIGSVLAYLLARPLGLPDWAAHPVASLFGTLSVLWILQDLLSDELGGWRDKLAFLWLRWERWFAAVQDGQPRDDYYLFLLLIAVTHFLVGYLSSWLLVRHDHAWVSVLLPSIVILINAGYSREVSPLFVAIMIVLDLLIVGRVTFMQRLWRWRARGFPHASGLAWQALWVLSWLSVALLLVGWIVPLSTHSPRVSALLQPTSRPWNEVRDTLAEWFPSVRGPGGTRGGVGGFASFGDRFEIGGPLRLSDEPVLLVSGLEAPYLTVRTYDLYTGRGWRSSAVPELELDRETSTPPSSPTDQSVSQPAPLLEFASGEEMPQDRSIALERQTLAYHVEVLQARGAALPITGTPVSVSVPVRALYGWTNGNDWRTIELESTPEEQIPRELRPLAQLLRATVFRPPAEEASETPTPDPYADRAWYWSFMRGSPALPELDTLMNQLAARGIEVTFWWEAGADDSFRIMRVAYRGRLPDYADLEALFPTEGVSRGLSYDLVTTVSRATPEQLRAADRGNGDTVDSGNLEATVYGVYPRDLYRRYTQLPESVTERTRQLALALAAGKSNAYDVAATIEAFVRQRIAYNEAAPTPSGIDAVDTVLFVRPEGYCTFYASAMAVLLRAVGIPARIAVGYYPGESNGEMGGIVYRDRNAHAWVEVFFPGYGWIPFEPTASRPPLLRGSVAEQADWLPMDPILGANLPTDERFGLRLSELDRSEGAGAVGTAAATNQSRASSSRIALVVSLAVLGMLVLAVTLWWFWGSWRLSPAGRLYLRLCRLGRVAGVPLRESMTPLEYAWEIGRRFPGTRRAAEMIAFLYTREQYGQRLASEQEVRIAARGWRESIRPRLLRAIVRWQKPLGMDESDAWTMRGRWERQY; from the coding sequence ATGACATGGTGGTGGAACCGACTGACGCCGCGTGTCGGATGGTTCCCTTTCGGCTTGCTCCTCGTGCTCGATCTACTAGCAGGATATTCGACGTACCGTGCCGAGTGGTCAGATGGCCTCATCGTGGCGGTGCGGGCCATCATGATCGGATCGGTCCTTGCCTATCTGCTAGCACGGCCGCTCGGATTACCTGACTGGGCTGCACATCCGGTAGCGAGCTTGTTCGGTACGCTGAGCGTGCTCTGGATTCTCCAAGACTTACTCAGCGATGAACTCGGCGGGTGGCGGGACAAGCTCGCTTTTCTCTGGTTGCGCTGGGAACGTTGGTTCGCGGCGGTACAGGATGGGCAGCCGAGAGACGATTATTACCTGTTCTTGCTCCTCATCGCCGTCACACATTTTCTGGTCGGGTATTTGTCGTCGTGGCTCCTCGTGCGGCATGACCACGCATGGGTGAGCGTTCTCCTACCGAGTATCGTGATTCTCATCAATGCGGGCTATTCCCGAGAGGTTTCACCGCTGTTCGTGGCGATCATGATCGTGCTCGATCTTCTCATCGTTGGTCGCGTGACGTTCATGCAACGACTCTGGCGATGGCGGGCACGCGGGTTCCCGCACGCGAGCGGGCTCGCGTGGCAGGCACTGTGGGTTCTCAGCTGGTTGTCCGTCGCGCTTTTGTTGGTCGGATGGATCGTTCCCCTGAGCACGCACTCCCCTCGGGTATCGGCCCTTTTGCAGCCAACCAGCCGACCGTGGAACGAGGTGCGCGATACACTCGCGGAGTGGTTCCCTTCAGTACGTGGCCCAGGAGGAACACGGGGTGGAGTGGGTGGTTTCGCCAGTTTCGGTGATCGCTTCGAGATCGGTGGTCCACTGCGCCTGAGCGATGAGCCGGTGTTGCTCGTCAGTGGTCTGGAGGCGCCGTACCTCACGGTCCGAACCTATGACCTCTACACTGGCCGAGGCTGGCGATCGAGTGCGGTACCGGAGCTCGAACTCGATCGAGAAACGAGCACACCACCGAGTTCGCCGACCGATCAGTCGGTCTCCCAACCCGCTCCGCTTCTCGAGTTCGCGAGCGGGGAAGAAATGCCACAGGACCGGTCGATCGCTCTCGAAAGGCAAACGCTGGCGTATCACGTCGAGGTTCTGCAGGCGCGAGGGGCAGCGCTGCCCATCACGGGTACGCCGGTCTCGGTCAGTGTTCCTGTCCGTGCACTCTATGGTTGGACGAACGGGAACGATTGGCGGACGATCGAACTCGAGTCGACGCCGGAGGAGCAGATTCCTCGCGAGTTGCGTCCACTCGCCCAGCTGTTGCGTGCTACCGTCTTCCGTCCGCCGGCCGAGGAAGCGTCGGAGACTCCGACGCCTGACCCGTATGCGGATCGCGCATGGTATTGGTCGTTCATGAGGGGATCACCGGCTCTTCCTGAGCTCGATACCTTGATGAATCAGTTAGCGGCGCGCGGTATCGAGGTTACGTTCTGGTGGGAAGCAGGTGCGGACGACTCGTTTCGGATCATGCGGGTAGCGTATCGGGGACGGCTTCCGGATTATGCCGATCTGGAAGCGTTGTTCCCCACTGAAGGAGTCAGTCGCGGCCTGAGCTACGATCTTGTCACGACGGTCAGCCGGGCGACGCCGGAGCAACTGCGGGCTGCTGATCGGGGCAACGGGGATACCGTCGATTCAGGAAACCTCGAGGCGACTGTATATGGAGTCTACCCCCGTGATCTTTACCGGCGGTACACGCAGCTCCCCGAATCGGTGACGGAACGCACTCGCCAACTCGCGCTCGCGCTGGCCGCAGGAAAGTCGAACGCCTACGATGTCGCCGCGACGATCGAGGCGTTCGTCCGCCAAAGGATCGCCTACAACGAGGCTGCGCCGACCCCGAGTGGCATCGACGCGGTCGATACCGTGCTCTTCGTGCGGCCGGAAGGGTATTGCACCTTTTATGCTTCGGCGATGGCCGTCCTGCTCCGTGCTGTGGGGATTCCGGCGCGTATCGCGGTCGGTTATTACCCGGGTGAGTCGAACGGCGAGATGGGTGGGATCGTCTATCGTGATCGTAATGCGCACGCCTGGGTCGAGGTCTTTTTCCCCGGATACGGTTGGATTCCCTTCGAGCCGACTGCGTCCCGTCCGCCTCTGTTGCGCGGATCCGTTGCGGAGCAAGCTGACTGGCTTCCGATGGACCCGATTTTGGGTGCTAATCTCCCTACCGATGAGCGGTTCGGACTTCGCTTGTCGGAACTCGATCGATCGGAGGGAGCTGGTGCGGTTGGCACCGCGGCTGCAACGAACCAGTCACGGGCGTCGTCGAGTCGCATCGCCTTGGTAGTGAGTCTGGCTGTGCTGGGAATGCTGGTACTCGCCGTGACGCTTTGGTGGTTTTGGGGAAGCTGGCGCCTTTCGCCAGCCGGACGGCTCTATCTCCGACTTTGCCGCTTAGGCCGGGTAGCTGGTGTGCCGCTGCGCGAGTCCATGACGCCGCTCGAGTACGCCTGGGAAATCGGCCGCCGCTTCCCTGGTACGCGACGAGCTGCTGAGATGATCGCCTTCCTCTACACGCGCGAGCAGTACGGCCAGCGGTTGGCAAGCGAGCAAGAGGTGCGTATTGCTGCCCGCGGTTGGCGTGAATCGATCCGGCCTCGCCTGCTCCGTGCGATCGTTCGGTGGCAGAAACCGCTGGGGATGGACGAGAGCGATGCCTGGACGATGCGTGGTCGTTGGGAGCGTCAATACTGA
- a CDS encoding cytochrome C oxidase subunit IV family protein, with the protein MAEPPVTHAQPGPATWVRVLVLLTIATVLEVLTYVFESTLGVLTAPILIFFAIVKFVLVVAYYMHLKYDARLLTGIFAWGMLIAISIFTAMAAIYHIYGQPLLTP; encoded by the coding sequence ATGGCTGAACCACCGGTCACCCATGCGCAACCCGGACCAGCGACCTGGGTACGCGTCCTCGTGCTCCTGACGATCGCCACAGTGCTCGAGGTCCTGACCTATGTCTTCGAGTCGACGCTCGGTGTCTTGACTGCACCGATCTTGATCTTCTTTGCCATCGTCAAATTCGTGCTGGTCGTCGCCTACTACATGCACCTCAAGTACGACGCACGACTTCTGACCGGCATTTTTGCCTGGGGGATGTTGATCGCGATCAGCATCTTCACCGCCATGGCTGCAATCTACCATATCTATGGCCAACCTCTTTTGACGCCATAG
- a CDS encoding AAA family ATPase — MTEVQVLTERIADNVERVLVGKSREVRLVLVALLCRGHVLIEDVPGVGKTVLAKAIARSIGSTFKRIQFTPDLLPSDITGVNVFNQLTGRFEFRPGPVVAHIVLADEINRATPKTQSALLEAMEEGQVTVDGVTHPLPEPFVVLATENPIEYEGTFPLPEAQLDRFLIRLSLGYPSRRGEIEMLSRQHFEHPLEHLGQVATLEELRAAQEQVRHVYVDDVLKEYIVSLVEATRRHDDVYLGAGPRGSLALYNAARAWAAMHGRDFVIPDDIKELAEPTLAHRIIVNPAARMRNVDARTIVREIVMAVPVPGARPASSGTSEQTARRRLPFGGS, encoded by the coding sequence ATGACCGAAGTACAAGTTTTGACGGAACGTATCGCAGACAATGTCGAGCGAGTTCTCGTCGGGAAGAGTCGCGAGGTCCGTCTGGTCTTGGTCGCCCTGCTGTGCCGCGGCCACGTGTTGATCGAAGATGTGCCGGGAGTTGGGAAGACGGTTCTCGCCAAGGCGATCGCGCGCAGCATCGGTTCGACGTTCAAGCGGATTCAGTTCACTCCTGATCTGCTCCCTTCCGACATCACCGGCGTCAACGTCTTCAACCAGTTGACGGGTCGGTTCGAGTTTCGACCAGGACCGGTGGTCGCCCATATCGTATTAGCGGACGAGATCAACCGGGCGACCCCGAAAACGCAGTCAGCGTTGCTCGAGGCGATGGAAGAGGGTCAAGTAACAGTCGATGGTGTGACGCACCCGCTTCCGGAACCGTTCGTCGTGCTCGCGACCGAGAATCCGATCGAATACGAGGGAACGTTTCCGCTCCCTGAGGCGCAGCTGGATCGTTTTCTGATCCGCTTGTCGCTCGGTTATCCCAGCCGACGCGGGGAGATCGAGATGCTCAGTCGCCAGCATTTCGAGCACCCGCTGGAGCACCTGGGACAAGTAGCAACGTTGGAGGAACTGCGAGCGGCGCAGGAACAGGTGCGCCATGTCTACGTCGACGACGTGTTGAAAGAGTACATCGTCTCACTGGTGGAAGCGACGCGGCGACACGACGACGTGTATCTCGGTGCTGGGCCACGCGGGTCGCTGGCACTCTACAATGCAGCCCGTGCCTGGGCAGCGATGCACGGGAGAGATTTCGTCATTCCGGACGACATTAAAGAGCTCGCTGAGCCGACGCTCGCACACCGGATCATCGTGAATCCCGCTGCACGAATGCGGAATGTCGATGCCCGCACCATCGTGCGCGAGATCGTCATGGCTGTTCCAGTACCAGGTGCGCGACCGGCCAGTTCGGGGACTTCGGAGCAGACGGCCCGTCGGCGCCTGCCATTCGGTGGTTCGTGA
- a CDS encoding cytochrome c oxidase subunit 3 yields MGHSVTAQAHPAGEHTTTGISHNRLMMWTFLASDCMFFVSLIWVYFAYRGRYFEPPYPRDVLDIPYTSVSAAVLLLSSFAIVMSLTALERGDMRGFRGWLLGTILLGALFLGGQYYEFTTFYHEGLTLTSNLFGTTFFVLTGFHGTHVFIGIVWLLVQWLLSLFGKLTTAHVERFFVTTLYWHFVDIVWIVIFMLVYLMPY; encoded by the coding sequence GTGGGTCACTCGGTCACGGCGCAGGCGCACCCGGCTGGTGAGCACACGACGACCGGTATCTCGCATAACCGGTTGATGATGTGGACGTTCCTGGCCAGCGACTGCATGTTCTTCGTGTCACTGATTTGGGTTTATTTTGCCTATCGTGGTCGCTATTTCGAGCCCCCCTATCCGCGCGATGTTCTCGACATACCCTATACCTCCGTCTCGGCAGCCGTCCTTCTCCTCTCCAGTTTCGCGATCGTCATGTCGCTCACCGCACTCGAGCGGGGCGATATGCGCGGATTCCGCGGTTGGCTCCTCGGGACGATCTTGCTCGGTGCTCTCTTCCTCGGCGGCCAGTACTACGAATTCACGACTTTCTATCACGAAGGACTCACGCTCACGTCGAACCTGTTCGGAACGACCTTCTTCGTCCTGACTGGTTTCCACGGTACACACGTGTTCATCGGTATCGTCTGGCTCCTGGTCCAGTGGCTGCTGTCGTTGTTCGGCAAGCTCACAACCGCTCACGTCGAACGCTTCTTCGTCACGACGCTCTACTGGCACTTCGTCGATATCGTCTGGATCGTCATTTTCATGCTGGTCTATCTCATGCCATACTGA
- the ctaD gene encoding cytochrome c oxidase subunit I, whose amino-acid sequence MAEAAIRLEQAGYRRSALVEWLTTVDHKKIGILYYWTSIIYLLLAGFLALLMRIQLAQPNMNFLGPKTYNEVMTMHGTMMIFAVAMPLNAAFFNIAVPLMIGARDVAFPRLNAFSYWSFLFGSLLLWSSFLFGHVPDAGWTGYANLSSSRLYSAGPGLDFWNLSLQVLGISSIAGALNFFVTIVNMRAPGMSLMRMPVYVWMVLITAILILLAFPSLTVGLFMIMFDRYFSTNFFNPVHGGDPVIWQHLFWIFGHPEVYILVLPPMGIISEILPTFSRKPLFGAPFVIFAGMAIAFLSFFVWAHHMFTVGLGPVPNALFAASTMLIGIPTGVKVFNWLATMWGGSIDFKTPMKFATAAVWLLMVGGVTGVMHATVPLDYQQHDSYFIVAHFHYIIFGVIVNALLAGTYYWFPKMYGRLLDERLGTLHFWLTFIGMNLTFFPMHFVGLDGMPRRYFTYSAETGWGTWNLVVTIGAFILGLAQVVLLVNVYKTMRQPATAPADPWDGRTLEWTIPSPPPAYNFAVIPTVRGRDAYWIEKYGDGHHTPVVSDVTQRRETRLEQRDNPGHGLPAGVHLPKPSWWPMIVSAGLTAMAAGMIMHGTETLGPLGFPIVGLGTLIVFFGLLGWHFEPAIEHEEAHVS is encoded by the coding sequence ATGGCTGAAGCGGCGATCAGACTCGAACAGGCAGGATACCGGCGCTCCGCGCTGGTCGAGTGGTTGACCACCGTCGACCACAAGAAAATCGGCATTCTGTACTACTGGACATCGATCATCTACCTTCTTCTCGCTGGCTTTCTGGCTCTCCTGATGCGTATCCAGCTAGCCCAACCGAACATGAACTTTCTTGGGCCGAAAACCTACAATGAAGTCATGACCATGCACGGGACGATGATGATTTTCGCGGTCGCCATGCCGTTGAACGCGGCGTTCTTCAATATCGCCGTGCCACTCATGATCGGTGCTCGTGATGTGGCCTTCCCCCGTTTGAACGCGTTCTCCTATTGGTCCTTCCTTTTCGGCTCGCTCCTCCTCTGGTCCAGCTTCCTTTTCGGACACGTGCCGGATGCTGGGTGGACCGGTTACGCAAATCTTTCGAGCAGCCGACTGTACTCGGCCGGACCCGGACTCGACTTCTGGAACCTCAGTCTCCAGGTGCTCGGTATCAGCTCGATCGCTGGTGCGCTCAACTTCTTCGTCACCATCGTCAACATGCGGGCCCCTGGTATGTCGCTCATGCGCATGCCGGTCTACGTCTGGATGGTTCTCATCACAGCGATTCTGATTCTTCTTGCCTTCCCGTCGCTGACCGTCGGCCTCTTCATGATCATGTTCGACCGCTACTTCAGTACCAATTTCTTCAACCCCGTCCACGGTGGTGATCCCGTCATTTGGCAGCACTTGTTCTGGATTTTCGGTCATCCCGAGGTGTACATCCTGGTTCTGCCGCCGATGGGCATCATCTCCGAGATTTTGCCGACGTTCTCCCGTAAGCCGCTCTTCGGTGCACCCTTCGTGATCTTCGCTGGTATGGCGATCGCGTTCTTGAGTTTCTTCGTCTGGGCCCATCATATGTTCACCGTCGGCCTCGGCCCGGTACCCAACGCGCTCTTCGCCGCCTCGACTATGCTGATCGGGATCCCGACCGGGGTGAAGGTGTTCAACTGGCTCGCCACCATGTGGGGCGGCTCGATCGATTTCAAGACACCGATGAAGTTCGCGACCGCCGCCGTTTGGCTCCTCATGGTCGGTGGGGTCACCGGCGTGATGCACGCGACCGTCCCCCTCGACTACCAGCAGCATGACTCCTACTTCATCGTTGCTCACTTCCACTACATCATCTTCGGCGTGATCGTGAACGCCCTGTTGGCTGGAACGTACTACTGGTTCCCCAAGATGTACGGGCGCTTGCTCGATGAGCGGCTCGGCACGCTGCACTTCTGGTTGACCTTCATCGGCATGAATCTGACGTTCTTCCCCATGCACTTCGTCGGCCTGGATGGTATGCCGCGCCGGTACTTCACCTATTCGGCCGAGACCGGTTGGGGTACCTGGAACCTAGTAGTCACTATCGGTGCCTTCATCCTCGGACTCGCCCAGGTCGTGCTGCTCGTCAACGTCTACAAGACGATGCGTCAACCCGCGACGGCCCCGGCCGACCCGTGGGATGGTCGCACGCTCGAGTGGACCATTCCCTCGCCACCCCCGGCGTACAACTTCGCGGTCATTCCCACCGTCCGAGGACGTGATGCCTACTGGATCGAAAAGTATGGCGACGGACATCACACGCCAGTCGTGAGCGATGTGACGCAACGACGTGAGACTCGGCTCGAACAACGTGACAATCCGGGTCACGGGCTCCCCGCTGGCGTGCATCTGCCCAAGCCGTCATGGTGGCCGATGATCGTGTCGGCTGGACTGACCGCGATGGCCGCTGGCATGATCATGCACGGCACGGAGACACTAGGGCCGCTTGGATTCCCGATCGTCGGACTCGGCACGCTCATCGTCTTCTTCGGTCTGCTCGGCTGGCACTTCGAGCCAGCGATCGAACACGAGGAGGCACACGTCTCGTGA
- a CDS encoding sodium-translocating pyrophosphatase — translation MENTALYLALGAAVLALLYGAILIRWVLAQPRGDERMQAIAQAIQEGAEAYMRRQYTLVAIVAVIVALILGFAVDWTTAVGFLVGAIASGLAGFIGMSIAVRANVRTAEAAKRGLERALAVAFRGGAVTGLLVAGLGLLSVTLFYLITRNVTALVGLGFGGSLISVFARIGGGIYTKAADVGADLVGKVEAGIPEDDPRNPAVIADNVGDNVGDCAGMAADLFETYAVTAIAAMLLGHLVFGTEVAVVYPLALGAVSILTSIIGTFFVRLDASRSIMRALYKGVIAAMLLAAILFLPVTSWLMGDNPVVTSGPVSLFGFSFELSAAAKLWLSALVGLVVTIGMVVFTEFFTSEKYSPVKRIAAASETGHATNIISGLAVSMQATFPPIVLIALAIYVAYNLTHSASSPYSGLYGLAVAAMAMLSMTGMIVAVDSFGPITDNAGGIAEMAELPDEVRSVTDPLDAVGNTTKAVTKAYAIGSAGLAALVLFASYYLELSEQLVFELSNPRVVIGIFIGAALPYFFASFLMEAVGKAGGAVVQEVRRQFREIPGLLEGKARPEYGRAVDIVTREALRQMLVPVLITILAPIIVAVLLGKEALGGLLIGSIVTGLFVAISMTTGGAAWDNAKKFIESGAHGGKGSFAHQAAVTGDTVGDPYKDTAGPAINPMIKVVNIVALLIVKALGWG, via the coding sequence ATGGAAAACACGGCGTTGTACCTGGCGTTGGGCGCGGCAGTCCTCGCGCTCCTCTATGGGGCCATCCTGATCCGTTGGGTTTTAGCCCAACCGCGTGGTGATGAACGCATGCAGGCGATCGCCCAGGCCATTCAGGAGGGCGCCGAGGCGTACATGCGTCGGCAATACACGCTCGTGGCTATCGTCGCGGTGATCGTCGCCCTCATTCTCGGCTTCGCGGTCGACTGGACGACCGCTGTCGGTTTCCTCGTCGGCGCGATCGCATCGGGACTCGCTGGTTTCATCGGCATGTCGATCGCCGTGCGAGCGAACGTGCGTACGGCGGAAGCTGCCAAACGCGGGCTCGAGCGAGCCCTAGCGGTCGCCTTTCGGGGCGGCGCTGTGACCGGCCTCCTCGTCGCCGGTCTCGGTCTACTGAGTGTGACGCTGTTCTATCTCATCACGCGGAACGTGACTGCGCTGGTCGGTCTCGGCTTCGGTGGAAGCCTCATTTCTGTCTTCGCGCGTATCGGTGGCGGTATCTACACGAAGGCAGCAGATGTCGGTGCCGACCTCGTCGGCAAAGTGGAAGCTGGTATCCCGGAAGACGACCCGCGCAATCCTGCCGTCATCGCCGACAACGTCGGGGACAACGTCGGTGACTGCGCCGGTATGGCAGCCGACCTCTTCGAGACGTACGCCGTGACCGCCATCGCTGCGATGCTCCTCGGCCACCTCGTTTTCGGTACCGAAGTGGCAGTGGTCTACCCACTCGCGCTCGGTGCTGTATCCATCCTCACTTCCATCATCGGCACCTTTTTCGTACGCCTCGATGCGAGTCGCTCGATCATGCGTGCCCTCTATAAGGGGGTCATCGCGGCCATGCTTCTGGCCGCTATCCTCTTCTTACCGGTCACGAGCTGGCTGATGGGTGACAACCCCGTCGTTACCAGCGGGCCCGTCTCCCTCTTCGGCTTCTCGTTCGAGCTCTCCGCGGCGGCCAAGCTCTGGCTCAGTGCGCTGGTCGGTCTGGTGGTGACCATCGGCATGGTCGTTTTCACAGAATTCTTCACTTCGGAAAAGTACAGCCCGGTCAAGCGGATCGCCGCTGCCTCGGAAACCGGACATGCGACCAACATCATCAGTGGCCTGGCTGTCTCGATGCAAGCCACTTTTCCACCCATCGTCCTCATCGCTTTGGCGATTTATGTCGCTTACAATTTGACGCATTCTGCGTCGTCACCGTACAGCGGTCTCTACGGGCTGGCAGTTGCCGCTATGGCCATGCTCTCCATGACCGGCATGATCGTCGCCGTCGATTCCTTCGGGCCCATTACCGATAACGCCGGAGGTATTGCCGAAATGGCCGAACTTCCAGATGAAGTCCGGTCGGTCACCGACCCTCTCGACGCCGTAGGCAATACCACCAAGGCAGTCACCAAGGCGTACGCGATCGGCTCGGCTGGTCTTGCGGCCCTCGTCCTCTTTGCCTCGTACTATTTGGAGCTCTCGGAGCAGCTCGTCTTCGAGTTGTCCAATCCGCGCGTCGTGATCGGCATATTCATCGGCGCTGCACTTCCCTACTTTTTCGCAAGCTTTCTCATGGAAGCGGTGGGGAAAGCCGGCGGCGCAGTCGTGCAAGAAGTACGACGACAGTTTCGCGAGATTCCTGGTTTGTTGGAAGGGAAGGCCCGTCCAGAGTACGGTCGTGCCGTCGATATCGTGACCCGCGAAGCACTGCGCCAGATGCTGGTGCCGGTTCTCATCACGATCCTCGCCCCCATCATCGTGGCCGTTCTTCTGGGCAAGGAGGCACTCGGCGGATTGCTCATCGGCTCCATCGTGACCGGACTCTTCGTCGCCATCTCCATGACGACCGGGGGCGCTGCCTGGGACAACGCCAAGAAGTTCATCGAATCCGGTGCCCACGGCGGAAAGGGCAGCTTCGCACATCAGGCGGCTGTAACCGGCGACACAGTCGGTGATCCGTACAAAGACACCGCCGGCCCCGCCATCAACCCGATGATCAAGGTCGTCAATATCGTCGCACTCTTGATCGTGAAGGCGCTCGGCTGGGGTTGA
- a CDS encoding DUF58 domain-containing protein: MAWIRVALLAGVILLLSQLNRWTIFDKLFFVLGGLLVVAYFWSRFALSGLVITRRTLTDRAHVGDLLIEQVELENRSRLAKLWIEVIDHSTLPGHRLSRVVSLGPGATVGWRAKTWCTRRGRFRLGPLVLRASDPFGLFERQLLVPETRELIVYPALVDLTTVRLPAGELPGGSALQKRTPFVTPNVVGVRQYQPGDSFNRIAWSATARTGQLMVKEFELDPSADVWLVLDGDARHHVVAHGVAGAGDTGQRVVGVILDSTEEYAVTITASLARYFLDLNRAVGVVASGGSRVVLPADRGARHLVKVLEMLALFRSDGRAPVQETLLTEQTRFGREAVVIVVTPSTDEAWVKALAELTTRSVRSLAIVIEPSTFGSEASSLLVVSELTALGIPFVLVKYGDDLRRLLALPMGAIAISR; this comes from the coding sequence ATGGCGTGGATCCGCGTTGCGCTTCTCGCTGGTGTTATCCTGCTCCTCTCCCAACTGAACCGGTGGACGATCTTCGACAAACTGTTTTTCGTCCTCGGGGGACTCTTGGTGGTGGCATACTTCTGGAGCCGCTTTGCGCTGAGCGGCCTGGTGATCACCCGACGAACGTTGACCGATCGAGCGCACGTCGGTGATCTTCTGATCGAACAGGTGGAACTGGAGAATCGAAGTCGTCTCGCTAAGCTCTGGATCGAGGTGATCGATCACTCGACGTTACCGGGCCATCGCTTGAGTCGGGTGGTGAGTCTGGGACCAGGCGCAACAGTCGGCTGGCGAGCCAAGACCTGGTGTACCCGCCGGGGGCGATTTCGACTCGGTCCTTTGGTTCTCCGGGCGAGCGATCCATTCGGGTTGTTCGAGCGGCAACTCCTGGTGCCTGAAACGCGCGAACTCATCGTCTATCCGGCGCTGGTCGATCTCACGACGGTGAGACTTCCGGCTGGTGAGCTCCCTGGTGGAAGTGCATTGCAGAAGCGTACGCCGTTCGTCACACCGAATGTTGTCGGGGTACGCCAATACCAGCCGGGTGACAGTTTCAATCGGATCGCCTGGAGTGCGACAGCGCGCACCGGGCAGCTGATGGTCAAGGAATTCGAGCTCGATCCGAGCGCTGACGTCTGGCTGGTGCTGGATGGGGATGCACGGCACCACGTCGTCGCTCATGGCGTAGCCGGTGCGGGCGATACAGGCCAGCGCGTTGTTGGAGTGATTCTCGACTCGACAGAGGAGTATGCGGTCACCATCACTGCGTCGCTTGCGCGTTATTTCCTCGACCTCAATCGGGCAGTCGGCGTCGTCGCATCGGGCGGGAGCCGGGTCGTCCTACCAGCTGATCGCGGCGCGCGTCATCTGGTCAAGGTCTTAGAGATGCTCGCCCTCTTCCGATCGGATGGACGAGCGCCCGTTCAGGAGACTTTGCTCACCGAGCAGACCCGCTTCGGGCGCGAGGCGGTCGTGATCGTGGTGACTCCATCGACGGATGAAGCATGGGTGAAGGCGCTGGCTGAGTTGACGACACGCTCGGTGCGGAGTCTGGCTATCGTGATCGAGCCGAGCACCTTCGGCAGCGAGGCCAGTTCCCTTTTAGTGGTGAGCGAGTTGACCGCTCTCGGGATTCCTTTCGTCCTCGTGAAGTACGGAGACGACTTGCGGCGACTCCTCGCACTACCCATGGGGGCGATCGCGATCTCCAGATAG
- a CDS encoding ribokinase: MPGRCVVVGSVNTDVVVSVPRFAVAGETIAARDARIVGGGKGANQAVGVARWGVPVALVAALGDDPFSEARRAELVADRVDVGAVRRVPGLGGLALIEIDVHGENRIVIAPGSNGALDAGWVREQFEVLRIGRGDVVCVQLEIPLEAVGAALQCGRGAGAWCLLNATPWTKEAEHLLANCDVLVVNRLEAYQVAGLASSDPLDRVAETLASRVSTVFVTLGVQGAICVAQGTRWRCAAPSVAVVDTTAAGDAFVAAVAAGLIEGLEWPSILQRAVWAGSLAVQRFGAQPSLPEKWEIERALAERPLLVERW, encoded by the coding sequence ATGCCTGGACGATGCGTGGTCGTTGGGAGCGTCAATACTGACGTAGTGGTGAGCGTTCCGCGGTTCGCTGTGGCTGGTGAAACCATCGCTGCCCGCGACGCTCGGATCGTCGGCGGCGGAAAGGGAGCGAATCAGGCGGTCGGAGTTGCCCGCTGGGGAGTTCCGGTTGCGTTGGTTGCTGCACTCGGCGACGATCCGTTCAGCGAAGCAAGGCGGGCGGAACTGGTGGCCGACCGAGTCGATGTCGGCGCGGTGCGACGCGTCCCGGGGTTGGGTGGTCTCGCGCTCATCGAGATCGACGTTCACGGAGAAAACCGGATCGTCATCGCTCCTGGGTCCAACGGTGCGTTGGATGCTGGCTGGGTGCGCGAGCAGTTCGAGGTTCTGCGAATCGGGCGTGGGGATGTCGTCTGTGTGCAATTGGAAATCCCGCTCGAGGCGGTGGGCGCAGCTTTGCAGTGTGGGCGAGGAGCTGGCGCCTGGTGTCTCCTCAACGCCACACCGTGGACGAAGGAGGCTGAGCATCTGCTCGCGAACTGTGACGTGCTGGTGGTGAATCGGCTCGAGGCTTATCAAGTGGCTGGGCTGGCAAGTTCGGACCCACTGGATCGTGTCGCTGAGACCCTCGCTTCCCGCGTTTCAACGGTGTTCGTCACACTCGGTGTGCAGGGGGCGATCTGTGTCGCGCAGGGGACGCGCTGGCGTTGTGCCGCGCCTTCCGTAGCGGTCGTGGATACGACTGCCGCTGGTGACGCGTTCGTCGCTGCAGTGGCTGCTGGACTCATCGAAGGACTCGAGTGGCCGTCGATCCTCCAGCGAGCGGTGTGGGCAGGCTCGCTCGCTGTCCAACGGTTCGGGGCGCAGCCCTCGCTACCGGAGAAGTGGGAAATCGAGCGTGCCCTGGCCGAGCGACCACTGCTCGTCGAACGCTGGTGA